TCATCCCCCATGCCTAGCAAGGGGCAGACCAGCCGCTACAATGGTCATCAAGGGAGGGAGAGgccagtgggagagaggagggatacTGAAGCAAGGACGGGTAGGGCCCCAAGTAGAGGGAGTGGGAGAGTGTACAGGAGTTAGGTCAAAAAAGGGCCCCATTTACCCAGAATGCCCTGATGTTGGGGGGCATGCCCCGTGTCATAGGTGATCCCAGTAGGTTAGGTCATGTCTTCATTGCACGCTGACTCCTATCAGGGCCCAAGCATGCACTGCCCCActagtcccagctgggccctGGGCCCCTATAAGGTTGGATGGGAAGGTGCTTtggaggatggggaagagaacTGCAAAGTGGGGGTGGCTGACACCAGGAGGCCAGCCCTGGAGAAGGAACGACCCTGCCCCGGCTGCCAGAATCCTCCTGCGTgatgcctcctgcccccagcctggggcaatGTGAAGCAGGATGGTTTGGTTTGACATGTGGAGATATTTAAATGCGTTGCCACTGTGGGGAGAAAAGCAACAGGAGGCGGGGTGAGAAGAagtggggcagaggaaggaaaagggggagggcGGTGGGCTTTGTCGATGTAGGACATGAATGGGATTGCCAAGTGCTtttttgtcccccctcccccccccgccccattcccaCAGCCTGCACGGTGCACACTGAGCTAGGCAGAGCCATGCGGTAGGAATGCAGCTCATCCCTTGGATGGCTTAACTGAACTGGACTCTGGTTAAGGCAGTATTGTCTGTTATTATCAAATCAGTAACCCACAGAGGGGAGTGCTTATTGCAGAGGCACACAGTCTCAGCTACCTGGGGAGCGACACAACACTGCTTGAGAAGGGCAAAGGACCTGGCTGTTCCGTTCCACTCCTGCAGTatccacagccctctccctgccctttgTCTAGCGAGTGCCCCCAGACTGCACATTCGGAGAATTCACCCACTTCCCTCCTGTGATGGGTTGTTGAGACAGGAGTCTCACCGCCCACCACAGTGACCCAACTGGGGATTGAATGGCCCAGGgcgaaggggtggggaggggggacagcagtcCAGGGAGGCATGAGGAACTGTCAGTAATCATTAAGGCGGGCAGGCAAGTCACTAGCAATTCAGTGGCTGTAAGCAGGATAGAAGGGGGAGGGTttgaggtgatttttttaaaggaaaaggctGCGGTGGGAGGGCCTTGACTGACAGCTGAGGTGGCAGCAAGTGATCTGTACAGGGTCCCCAGCTCGGCTGGCAGCAGCGAATGGACCCAGCGAGGATGCCCGTAGCTGGTGCAGTGACAGCAACAATCCAGCCCAAATGTTTGTGGGCTTGAACTTGCAGCCGTGCTGAGTGTGGAACAGCTACTACAGGGTTGCTCAgcctgtgggttgggacccaaaactgggtcACCAGCATGTTTCAAAGGATTGCATGGCAGCTcctgtggctcctgtcccacggggctggctgggctcgcctccctgctccaggcactgcagcctctggggtcccagcatcacgcaggtttggcccagctgccatGATGATGGGAGTCCAGGTAGACCGGATTTCAGTGAGTGGCACTacaaccccatgagccaggtcacagcTCCACTCACACTAATTTGGTCCAGGCATGGGGGTAGGGACTAACCTGAGTGGCGCAGcaagccaagcccagccagccccacagcacaggagctgcaggatcCGCCACTGTGGGATGAGTGCCAGGTAGGATCTCACCAAAACCACCCCAGGGCAAGTCTGTAACCAGGGCGGGACGAgcggggcagctgcccagggtgcAAAGCCACAGGGGCGGCTCAGACCGGAGATGCCAGATGGCATGGAGCTCGAGTGGGGTCAGCAATGCCAGGGAGGCTCGGTGGGGCCAGCTCCACAGTGTGGGAGCAACACCTCCATCCCGACTCCCCTCAgtgggccacccagcctgtctgggtcaGGGGAGCACAACCAAAAAATATAGGGGAGCATGTGACCCCACATGCTCCCCCACACGTCGCCTCTGGTAGAGGGCACAAATACGCTTGCTTgctcccaggctctgggactcttTACTGGGTCGTAACAGGCCATAACCATTTACAAGGGGTCCTGAGCCCcaagaggttgagaaccactgagctgcagtaccctcagctggtgtaaatcggcagAGCAGCCCATGGAGCTATTCTGAGTGACCCCAGCggaggagccagccctggatgttTGGCTGGACCTGATCCAAATTACTGCAGATTCTTTGGGTTTGCAAAGCTAGGCGAGGGGTCTCCCAAGAAGAGGCTTCCAGGTGAGATGTCCGGCACTTCCAGGGTCAGTCCCGGTCGGAACCCATAAACAAAGAACCCACTTAGAGCTGGGGACAGGACCCGGGAAAAAGTGAATTCAGCTTTTCCAGCTCTCCCAAAGGTTGAGGGACAGGGCTGAGTTTGGGGATGAAGGTGCCAGTCATTGCTCAGTTCAACCATCTCTGTCTCTGAAATGCCAGGACAGACCCTGACGCCTGAGAGTCCCAGCCTGTTTTGCATGTTTAAAATGAGCATCTGCACTTTTGTAGCTTCTCTGAACTGAGGCTCTGCAGCTGTAGAAATCCATCCCTTCCTAGACCGGAGCTTCCACCCTGGTAGTTATTGGGCAAAGTGGGGAGAGGTCCTCAAGTCCCAGATCACATCATGTCTGATGCTCCAGGTCCAGAACCTCCACGcatgtaaactggtgtagctccactgtgGTTGATGTAGCTACATCAATACTGCAGACTCTGGGCCAGAGTCAGCCCTGTATTAATGGATGTGGCTCCACTGCCGTTTGtaatgctgaatttggcccagatcccCGCAGATGGGGAAACACAGAATGCTGGGGTACATGTGGGGTATCTGCTTGTCTCACCTTTCTTGGGACTCTCCCTTTGTGCAGGGCTGCAGGTGCTGCTGCCCGACTACCTGCGGGAATGCTTTGTGGCGGCCGCGCTCAGCTACATCACCTGCAGTTCAGAGGGAGAGCTCATCTGCCGGAAGAATGACTGCTGGTGCCAATGCGGGCCTGGCTTCCCGGATTGCAATTGCCCTGAAGCCGACATTCAGGCAATGGAAGACAGTCTGCTGCAGATGCAGGATGCCTGGGACAATCACAATAGACAGTTTGAGGAGTCAGGTGAGGCCAGGAATGTGTGAGCTCACTGAGACCCACTCCTCTTACTGAGACTGCCGTGCTGGAATAGACCAGTAACCCTGCTAGTCTGCTGTCCTAGCTCTGACAGTGCCAGATACTTCCCAGTAGTATTAGCTAAgcgattagccaagatggtcagggacgcaaccccatgctctgggtgtccctaaacttccaatttgcagaagctgggactggacaacgggggatggatcactcaataattgcactgttctgttcattccctctgaagcatctggtgccagccactgttggaagacaggatactgggctagattggtCTGACCTATAATGGCCGTTTTTATGTGGGAAGGTTTACTCCATTATGCAATAATTTACCCTCTGTGTGCAGATTTCTTCCTGACCCAGATTGTAATCAGTTTACACCTGGACGAATGAAAATGTAGACCCTCAATGTTTATCCCAGCCAGTCTCACTGCaatgtttttttcattataaaatgttctttaaaaatgacCACCATTTGCCTCAGTGATAtccagtggcagtgagttccacaggttcatcATATGtagactaaaaaaaaccccataattGCTTTTTAGGGTGTCCCCTTGTTCTTTTGTTATTATGGGACGGGGTAAACAACAGCAGCTGGGATCACAGCCACATCTGTCCCCTTGTCAGTTTTAAACCTGAATTCAGTATTGTTAATGCTTCGGAGGCAGTGTGGCTAGTGGAAAGGacctggactgggaatcagaactGCCCAGAGGGACAGGGAAAAGAGAATTACAAAAGAGGCATGAAGTGGGATTTTGGAAGCAAAGGGGGTTCTTGCATTGCCCTCTTTCTCTTGGCAATCTGGGTTCAGATCCTGAAAGTCGCCCAAGTGGAAATGGGTAGAAGGAGTCTCTGTCTTTCGTACTTATCTGAATCCCATTATTATAGTGTTTGACAGCTTCCCCGAGACGATTTTTGTTAATtacaaaggccagattctgactgCCTCACTCATAGTAAATAGCACcttacagcctgatccaaagtccattaatGCCAATGGGAAGATTCCCACTGAGATCACTGGGCTCTGATCAGGGCATTAAGCCACCAAAAAcctcattgaaaacaatgggaccCTGGAGAGTAAAATGCCATTCAGTCTGAGTACAGGAGTCAGCCTGTGGCACCCTAATTTTAGGCCCCATTGGTGATCTCTGGCATGACATATTAAGGGTGCTGACGGTCGGGAGCGCAGGGCAACTGGCAAAGCTTCATGCGTCCAGGACTGAAACAGCTGGTGTGGTGGGTTGCAAGGAAggtgcagtggcagagctgtttgGATCCCCACGACTGAAACAGCCAGTCGGGAGTGAGGTGCATTGGCCTAGCTGCATGGGAGGAGTTTGACAGCTCAATACCTGGCTTCGACAAGGGCTACCAGCCTCTCCACTAACACCATGTGCAACGGAAGATTAATCCATTAGCTCCAGTGTAGGGAAAATAacttcagaaatctctgcctCGGTCTCCAAATGGTTTCTCCTTTCCACCAGGGACACCCTTGCCAGGGGGGCAGTATCTAGGCCTAGCGAGCAGATTAAAGGTACAACCCCATATGGGTGTTGAGCCATCCCAACTCCAGTGACAGTCAGTAGGAGCAGAGGGCTCTCAAGAGATGCGCACAGTGCCTTGGGGAACTGGCCCTGCCCCTAGGAATTCAGTACTCTGAGAAGCGTGCGTTAGAGCTGCTGTGGCAGGATGTTGCAGGGAACCAGCACCTCTTTGGTTAAGTCTGGCAGGGGGAACCAAATGGTACCTGCCTTGCTCTCGCCTGGGGGGACCTGCTTGAGTCCCAAGGGGGACTTGTGTGCAGAAAACTAGCGTGAGGTCTGGCTGGGAAAGGTGGGAACTGTCTGAATGTGAAGGATTGGCGTCACGGCTAGAGCAGGCCCCAGCGGTCACTGGTGACACTTTCTCCGCCAATACATTAACAGCAACagagcatggcctagtggatcGGGCATCtgattgggactcaggaggccGTGGTTCTATTCTAGGCTCCTTTCATGTGACCACGGGCAAGTCGCTTCATGGCATTCTGCCTTGGTTTCCCTTCCAACCCCGTGTCTGTCTGATCTAGTTAGAATATCAGCTCTCTGGGCAGGTGGACTGCCTCTGACTCTGTGTATGTGCAGCACATGGGACTGTGATGTTCATTGCCTACCCTTAGGTGCTAtgaaaaaacaataaataaaactgcATTAAATAAACTAGTGGTGTTTCATTATAGAAATGAAACTTACTATTAGTCTAACCAGGTAGCGTGACCTAATGAATCAAACCCTGGCCTGGTATTCAGGgtctattcccagccctgccactggcctgctaggtgTCTTtgtgtaagtcatgtgccctgtctctgcctcagtttccccagctgtagaatggggataatgattcaGAGCTCCCTTGTAAAATGTCTTAAACTCTAGTGATGAAAATTGCTGAATGAGAGCTAGGTATCATTACTATAATTCTATCataaggagggagggatagctcagtggtttgagcattggcctgctaaacccagggttgtgagttcaatccttgagggggccacttagggatctggggtaaaatcagtacttggtcctgctagtgaaggcagggggctggactcgatgacctttcaaggtgcctttcagctctatgagataggtgtatctatACTGCACTAGTACTTAGTGTCGCATGCATTGCTCAaaacccccttgtgctaggcattgGCCATGTACATAACAAGAAGATGggccctgccacaaagagcttacagcctaaatGTGTTTTTCCATTGAGGGAAATGGTGTCTAGCAACTCCAGCTAGGACgtgtcctgagttctaatcctgcctctgTAACCCAGGGCGAGTCAGTTcatccccctgcctcagtttctccatctggaaAATAAGGACAGTGCTCCTCCCTGACCTAGCTGCCAGGGGCATTGTGAGGACAGTTTGTagggtaagtattattattgtgtAATTCTAGCAAATCTACAAGCTACCAGAAGCCAAATTCCAAGTTGAtgtgttgggggtgggaagggctgGTGGCATGGGGGCAGGCGAGCTCTGTCCCACCAGTCCTTGCAAAGAACCCCTGTGCTAAGTCTATTTACATGAGTGTTGTGCAGGGGCCATATGTTTGGACTGGGGGCTAAGCCAGGGGAAAGACTCTAACGGGGATGATAGGCCCCACTTGAGGGTGACTCCAGCCTTATCAGACAGCTCTTCCTGCGTTGCATTCCTGCTCTGCTGACTTCCCCTTCTCTACCCACAGAGGAGCTCCAGTCCCTGGTGAAGAGACTCCCGGAGGATCGCTTCGTGAACATGACGACAGTCTCCCAGTACTGGGCAATGGACCTCGATGTGCAGCATCGCTACCAGCAGCTGGGCACCAGCCTGAAGCTGCTGCTCAAGAAAACCCATCGAATCATCCGGCGTCTCTTCAACCTCTGCAAACGCTGCCACAGGCAGCCTCGCTTCAGACTGCCAAAGGAGAGGTACAGTGTCCCCTGGCGCCAGCCCTCGGCTGGGTGGGGCAAGGCCTGGGATCACCTGGCCCAGTTGTTATGCACTGCACTGACCAAACTGCGACTAGAAGGATGACCACCCATCTCCTAATGTGTCATGCCATGGAAGCATTACCCAGTGTGATGAGGAGCTGAGTAGAGAAGCCAGCCCTTGGTGACTGAACTGCTTTAGTGCTGGTTCTTCCAGGCTCGGGGCGGTGTCATGGGGATCCTTGCCTGTACCGTGGCTAACCTGAGGACTCCAGTCTCCAGGGCTGGTCCCTCTCCCCAGAACAATAAATATGTCCAGGGGACAGGCCACCACACTGTCCCTCGGgaagagtggtagccgtgttcaCGCTGGCACTAAGGAGCCTTTTCTCTCTTGCCTCCTTCTCCTTTAGATCTTTACCCTACTGGTGGAACCGCATTCAGTCCTTCCTGTACTGCAGTGAGACCACCCCACTGGGGACTTTCCTGGAAGACAGCCACAGCTGCACCTGCCCCTCCGACCAAGTCTCCTGCCAGGGGTCCATACCATGTGCCTTGGGTGACGGGCCAGCCTGCGCTGCCTGCGCTGAGGAGAACAGCACCCGCTGTGGGACCTGCAACCCAGGCTACGTGCTCAGCCAGGGCTTATGCCGTCCGGAGGTGGCAGAGTCCCTGGAGCACTATCTTGGCCTGGAGACGGACCTGCAGGACTTGGAGCTCAAGTACCTCCTCCAGAAACGGGACAGCCGCATCGAGGTGCACTCCATCTTCATCAGCAACGATATGCGACTGGGGAGCTGGTTCGATCCCTCCTGGAGGAAACGCATGCTGCTGACCCTCAAGAGCAACAAGTACAAGCCAGGGTTGGTCCACATCATGCTGGCCCTCTCCCTCCAGATATGCCTCACCAAGAACAGCACCCTGGAGCCAGTCATGGCCGTCTACGTCAACCCGTTCGGGGGCAGCCACTCAGAGAGCTGGTTCATGCCTGTGAAGGAGGGGGGCTTCCCAGACTGGGAAAGGACTAGCGTGGATGCCTCGGCCCTGTGCCAAAATTGGACACTCACCTTAGGAAACAAGTGGAAGACCTTCTTTGAGACGGTCCACGTGTACTTGAGGAGCCGGATCAAGTCTTTGGATGACAGCTCCAATGAGACTATCTATTACGAGCCCCTAGAGATGGTGGATCCATCTAAGAACTTGGGCTACATGAAAATCAATAGCTTGCAAGTCTTTGGCTTCAGCATGCCATTTGACCCGGATGCCATCCGGGACCTGATCCTTCAGCTAGATTACCCATACACCCAGGGCTCCCAGGACTCGGCCCTGTTACAGCTCATAGAGATCAGGGATCGGGTGAACCGGCTTTCACCGCCCGGCAAAACCCGGCTTGATCTTTTCTCTTGCTTGCTCCGGCACCGGCTCAAGCTGGCCAACAACGAAGTGGGAAGGATCCAATCCTCCATGCAGGCCTTCAGTGCTAAACTGCCAAGCCCCATGGAGTATGAGACTGGCAAATTGTGCAGCTAGCCTTGGGGCACCTGGAATCTCTGAGGAGGGGCCCAAGaaaagggagggggatggagaaccGAGACTTCCGAAGGCCTTACCTTAGTGCCAACCGTGTGCTTCCACGGGACACCACGTGACCAGCCACAGGGATGGCGGCACGTGAAGGATGCAAGGAGATGCCCAGGCCATGGCAAGAGACTGCAAGGCAGCAGATGCAAATTGGTCAGAAAGGGGAGTCAGGCCTAGGGAGATAGGGTGCTCACCTTGTAATGGCTTgtatttctccctcttcccagtcACAAATGACAATTGTGACCAGGCAGAAAAATCAACAGGTTATTTCACCTGGGAACAGGCCCATGCAGGGGAGAAAGCTGGTGGGAGGAGTCTGCCCTAGAGAGGAGACATCTGGTAGTACCTCTGCCTGTGACCTTGCCTCCTGGTCTGTGAGCCCAGTCAGTGCGCCACACAGAGCTGGGAGGCAAAGAGACGGGCGGCAAGACCTCAGACCCCCAGCAGGCCAGAACTGCTCAGAGCGCTTCACTCCCACCCACCCCGTGGGAAGAGGCTAGCTGCGGCCTTCCTCAGCGCAGGCACTTTTGTATTCTTTTTAACAGACATTTCTACCCACATCCCGGATTTTCCATTCTCCGTGTCACTTTCTAAGTCATCAtattccctgcctcttcctcccaccctgctCTCTGGCATCATTCCCTTGATGGCGGGGGAGAAGCTGGCCGATCCCAGCTGGGGGGTCTGTGGGACAGGCAGCCCTGCCTGATCTCCCCTATTCCCCACATGGAAGCCGGGAGCAGTCCGCCCTCCTTCTACGTCACGGCACCATCAATGCACCTCGGTACATTGAGCCAAGACGTTCCATCGTCGACATGAACAGCGACTGGGCACCCGGACGGACACACCTGTCGTTACAGTCAGAGGTGGAGCTTTGTGGGTAGCTTCTCCtttcaggtttttatttatttaatcaattgttgggtttttttttttttttaaagtatttatttggGGGGAGAGGATTCAATTCTTGTCGATTTCTCCAGCCGAGATCCACCTTAGTCAAATGTATctggtttaatatattttttaaaagattgcctttttgagcaaaacaaaacaaagttgaaAACAACGTGGTCTCGGGCTGTGTCTTTTTGAATGGAGACGCTCTCTGGGCATGTGTGAAGAGGTGCTCGGCGTAAACGTGGACAGATACCTAGGGGCAACTATCAGTAGATGGGGTGCAGAGGTGGAGATATGAACGGCAAGATGCACGTGTGATTATGTAGATGCGATGGCAGAGGGATGGTGCGCATAGGCAGGGAAGGACACCTGCGGGCCAGTGTGGATGTGAATGGAGAGCCAGGGGGAGGTGGTGGTAGATAGGTATTGATGGTTCTGAGAGGGCAGGTGTGGATGTGAAATCAGAGGGGGTTGGGATGAAGGTGGGGGGCTGTAGAGGTGAAATAACCTGTAGAGAGATCTGTGCATGTCCATCCACACACATGTAGCAGAAGTTCCCAACCTATTTTTGGCACGGTTGCCATGGCTCCTTTTCTGCTGAGccttttcagtttttttcctcctcactttgttttcccttttgtttgaAGTCTATTTATAACCCTTGTACCTCTGCTCCTAGCCACACACAGATCAGGAGCCCCCACTGATTTGAGCACCGATGCTGGTTTCTCATTGTTAATGAAGCCCCTATCCCCAGGTGTGGTCCCCTGTCTGATGGCTGCAGCCAATAGAACCTGTAGCGAGATGCTGTGGCCCAATCCTCAGTGTTGGCCAACCTTTGCCATCCCCTGAACCTGGGGGCAGTCAGAGCCTACTTGAGTCCTGGGTGCAATTTAGAGTGGCCTTTGGGCTGGTGTAGCATAAGGGATGCTGCTGTATGTGGGGAACGCCCGGAGCACAGCATGACTCGCATACTGTGCTTTCCCCCACGCTGGCCACGCCCCCCAtgctgagggctgcaggaaggttTGTGTACAGCCAGTTATGGCAGCTGCACACCACCTGTGGATGTCCCCAGATGGGCTGTCTGATGCCGCACGGGGGCCCCTTTGCATCACTGGAGAGGGGCTAGAGCTCTGGGACAGGGCTCACAACATGTGTCCCTGCAATGTCAGGCCAGGAGCTCTTTAAACGCTTTTGTAAACCCCTTGGAATCAATGTGGAGATTTACAGGGAGCCAACAGGGGAAGGTGGGTTAGTTTAAAGGTGGGGGGGCTGGTGAATAGAGACAGCAGCGAGGGAGAGCTGGAGCTGCTGAGTCTGTATTAGCCGGCGCCAACAGGCAGCACAGTCTGGGGAAAATCTATACGTGGAGAAGTGGAGAATTACAGAAAGGGGAGAAAAGCCCAGCCCAGCTTCTCCATATCCCCTTCTACCAAGCAGCAACTCAGCCACAGGTAACACTCTCAGGCCTTCAGTTCACATATGAGCAACGTGGATCCAATCCAccatctccccagccagctcgAATCCAGACAAGGTACCCGAGCCCTGTGCTATTGAAATGTAATCCGAAGAGGACACACCTGTATTTCCCTGCTGCTGGCGTGCCAGCCTTTCACAGCAGGCCATAAAGTCACTACACAGCTTTCTTTGTGGATACTGGAAACAGAACAGGCCTTACGTCTATTAAAAATCCCTGAGTGAAGCAGAGAATTGCAGATGCCTTTTGAGGGGGCACGGACCTCGAGCATGCACCCTTGTGGCAGAGAGTGGCCCTGCAGGCCTTCTGCCCCTTGCAAGAATTACTCCCAGACCAGAATTCTTAGACTACCAGGGAAGGGCTTTAGACCCTCAAACTCCACCCTGGTTCTGGAAGCCTGGGTGCTAATTCAGGCAGGCATCTCCTCCTAACTTCAGGAATCCCGCAGCCTCCCCTGGGCAATAATTCTGGCAGGCTTACCTCCTGGTTTTCAAGAGTCCACTGTCTGGTTCCTGTATATGTTAGGACTACCTGTCCCTCAGATCCTTATCTCTAGGAGCATAGTCCTTCAACTGAGTGCTGGTAGCCTTTTATCTGTCCAGGTGCTTGTTAGTTAGCTGCCAACCAGCCACCTAAGCAGTTAACTAATTACAGTGGGGCCAAGATGGACTCAGTCTCTCATAGAAGCCCACTTTGGATAGACTGGGTCCTGATTCCACTTAAAGTCCCTGCCACTCCCTTTAACAGCTGCTGAAAGGTCCAGATATGTCCCAGTAGACTGTACCTGCCCTCCTGCTAACTATTCCAGGTTCTCCCTGTTAGCACACTTGTGCTGCAATATATGGTGCAAGCACACCCTGGGGGAAGTCACTGACCATGCTGCTGAGCACTCCAGCTATGTTTTGGCAGTCCGCACGTCCTGTGTGTTTGAAGTACTTCCCAGGAGAACTCACCTGCCCTGCAATTAAACACAGCACTTGCTCCAAATGGCACTTGCTTGGTAGGCCTGGGAAAAACATTGTTTCTTTGTTGCTGAGCATTCCTGCTGCAGCCTGATAGAACTCACCTGCTCTGTGCTCCAGGTACAGCCCAGCAGCTTACAAGGCCTGCTGGGTACTCAATGTGCCAGTTACAGCCTGGTTGAATGTACCTGCCATGCTGCTGCATATGCCAGGCAGCCCCCCACTGTAACACACCTGCCTTGCGGCTGCAAGGGCTAGACAGACCCTGGTGTAACCCACCTGCCAGGCGGTCCAGGCGCATTCCATTTGCACACACCATAATTCAGGCCATGGATTCCGTGATTTTAAGAGATGGCTGCGAGCGCTTCAGCCCCAGCTGCACTAggacttcagcttcagccccgtgTGGTAGGGTTCAGGCTTCAGCCCGAGTTTAATAGGCAATTTAAAAGCTTCTGTACTGATGTAGTGAAAACTGCATTACTGCATGTACACTTCCGTGATTTATTGTCCGTGTCCTGTCCATGGCTTTTAATAAAAATCCCTGTgtcaaaatcgtagccttaaccaTAATGCCCCCATCATCAGTCCACTGGGATGTTAATGGCTCATGAGTGGCAAAGCAGAGCGGGGCTAAAGGGATGGGTTCATGTCTGTCttactgtagtggggtggttgccccacaccaggaggaggaagggtTAAAGCA
This DNA window, taken from Trachemys scripta elegans isolate TJP31775 chromosome 8, CAS_Tse_1.0, whole genome shotgun sequence, encodes the following:
- the BRINP2 gene encoding BMP/retinoic acid-inducible neural-specific protein 2, which translates into the protein MRWQQFEGLRLMVPWALPLLVLSLCCRGLVAAAAAGPVPDQHAASSSPGQAPLDWLLTDRGPFHRAQEYTDFAERYRQGFTTRYRIYREFARWKVNNLALERKDFFSLPLPLAPEFIRNIRLLGRRPSLQQITENLIKKYGTHFLLSATLGGEESLTIFVDKRKLSRKAETVGTGGGGNSSTVSLETLHQLAASYFIDRESTLRRLHHIQIATAAIKVTETRTGPLGCSNYDNLDSVSSVLVQSPENKVQLLGLQVLLPDYLRECFVAAALSYITCSSEGELICRKNDCWCQCGPGFPDCNCPEADIQAMEDSLLQMQDAWDNHNRQFEESEELQSLVKRLPEDRFVNMTTVSQYWAMDLDVQHRYQQLGTSLKLLLKKTHRIIRRLFNLCKRCHRQPRFRLPKERSLPYWWNRIQSFLYCSETTPLGTFLEDSHSCTCPSDQVSCQGSIPCALGDGPACAACAEENSTRCGTCNPGYVLSQGLCRPEVAESLEHYLGLETDLQDLELKYLLQKRDSRIEVHSIFISNDMRLGSWFDPSWRKRMLLTLKSNKYKPGLVHIMLALSLQICLTKNSTLEPVMAVYVNPFGGSHSESWFMPVKEGGFPDWERTSVDASALCQNWTLTLGNKWKTFFETVHVYLRSRIKSLDDSSNETIYYEPLEMVDPSKNLGYMKINSLQVFGFSMPFDPDAIRDLILQLDYPYTQGSQDSALLQLIEIRDRVNRLSPPGKTRLDLFSCLLRHRLKLANNEVGRIQSSMQAFSAKLPSPMEYETGKLCS